A window of the Corynebacterium minutissimum genome harbors these coding sequences:
- a CDS encoding terminase: protein MSSNAKATKIDWRERDQLTLAPRDRTDTLEAWDGVTPTLGFQVIAWIYDNLKHVNGPRAGKPFQLTPRQALFIVKFYELEPDGTFKHVNATRRLAKGSGKSPFAAVHAVAELLGPVKFDHFDPEAPGGAVGIPEPAPWVQIIAVSLEQTKNTMKIVRQLMPKDSPLADKYDLDIQKTKIEIDGARGLLEQITSSPESMEGNSPTFAILDETEHWVGERGVKLFEAVKDNLAKLGGRFVETCNAWEPNLNSIAERNFEDWCLFHEGKSNAEKPNLYDAKIAPPNTVFGAPGEGEISLDDALAYVYADASWVNIDTVKAAILTPTASAATSRRKYLNQPSTRSGAWVSHEQWARLIDTERELVEGEDIVMFFDGSKSDDTTALVACCMSDGFVFPIGVWEPQPIADGKKIIDYQDVNRTVLNVKDKFNVIGFWADMTLWQSYVADEWPRHFEDTIRYPVSPSGGYSTMIAFDMRGGNSGKQIQFAKAVEYTYMEIVEGRFSHNGDPVLSQHVTNAVAYPLKKWVSIAKDSGNSPRKIDAAVCMVGARMLYHHVKSDPNYDGSHTDFSSDYMFL, encoded by the coding sequence ATGTCTAGCAATGCTAAAGCCACAAAAATAGACTGGCGCGAGCGGGACCAACTCACACTTGCGCCACGAGATCGCACCGACACACTAGAAGCCTGGGATGGGGTCACCCCTACCCTGGGCTTTCAGGTGATCGCGTGGATTTATGACAATTTAAAGCATGTTAACGGGCCACGAGCAGGAAAACCATTCCAATTAACGCCACGTCAAGCACTTTTTATTGTCAAATTCTACGAATTAGAGCCAGATGGCACTTTCAAGCACGTCAACGCTACCCGCAGACTTGCTAAAGGTTCAGGTAAGTCACCATTCGCAGCAGTGCACGCAGTAGCAGAACTTTTAGGACCTGTCAAATTCGATCATTTCGATCCCGAAGCACCGGGTGGAGCGGTCGGCATTCCAGAACCAGCACCGTGGGTACAAATTATCGCGGTATCTCTTGAGCAGACCAAAAACACGATGAAGATTGTTCGCCAACTGATGCCGAAAGACTCGCCATTAGCTGATAAATACGATCTCGACATACAAAAAACAAAGATCGAGATTGACGGTGCGCGTGGACTGTTAGAGCAGATTACGTCAAGTCCCGAATCTATGGAGGGTAACAGCCCAACTTTTGCAATTCTTGACGAGACGGAGCACTGGGTGGGCGAGCGTGGTGTAAAACTCTTTGAGGCTGTCAAGGATAACTTGGCTAAATTGGGCGGTCGCTTTGTTGAGACGTGCAACGCATGGGAGCCTAACCTAAATTCGATCGCAGAGCGCAATTTTGAGGACTGGTGCCTATTTCATGAGGGCAAGTCAAACGCGGAAAAACCTAATTTGTATGACGCAAAGATTGCACCACCTAACACGGTATTCGGAGCACCGGGCGAGGGGGAAATTTCACTTGATGACGCTTTAGCCTATGTCTACGCGGATGCTTCTTGGGTGAATATAGATACAGTTAAGGCCGCTATCCTCACCCCTACCGCGAGCGCAGCAACATCACGGCGCAAGTACCTTAACCAGCCTTCCACACGAAGCGGCGCTTGGGTATCACACGAGCAATGGGCGCGCCTTATTGACACCGAGCGCGAGCTAGTCGAGGGCGAAGATATTGTTATGTTCTTTGACGGGTCAAAGTCTGATGACACAACCGCTTTAGTCGCCTGTTGTATGTCTGATGGCTTTGTCTTCCCTATTGGCGTATGGGAGCCGCAGCCGATTGCTGACGGTAAAAAGATTATCGATTACCAGGATGTCAACCGCACCGTTCTAAACGTTAAGGATAAGTTCAACGTTATAGGTTTCTGGGCTGATATGACTCTTTGGCAGTCTTATGTGGCTGATGAATGGCCGAGACACTTTGAAGACACGATCCGCTATCCGGTCTCCCCTTCTGGTGGGTATTCCACGATGATTGCCTTCGATATGCGCGGCGGTAATTCTGGCAAGCAGATCCAGTTTGCCAAAGCCGTCGAGTATACTTATATGGAAATTGTGGAGGGGCGATTTTCTCATAACGGCGATCCAGTCCTAAGCCAGCATGTAACAAACGCGGTCGCTTACCCGCTCAAGAAATGGGTATCTATCGCTAAAGATTCGGGTAATTCGCCACGCAAAATCGACGCGGCAGTGTGCATGGTGGGCGCGAGGATGCTTTATCACCACGTGAAATCTGATCCTAACTATGACGGATCTCACACTGACTTTAGTAGCGATTATATGTTCTTATAG
- a CDS encoding DUF5403 family protein, with translation MPDIEFISDKALNRTVARMVSDTPEYEAIVESQKQKLQSTINAHFAGHPYSEGQFAREIETLKGLADHYIVSYDPAHYALELGFKHYKSGKYHPGHHIWRKFTQ, from the coding sequence ATGCCTGATATCGAATTTATTAGCGATAAAGCACTTAACCGCACTGTCGCACGTATGGTTAGTGATACGCCTGAATATGAGGCAATAGTCGAGTCACAAAAGCAAAAGCTACAGTCAACTATCAATGCTCATTTCGCAGGTCATCCGTACTCTGAGGGTCAATTTGCGCGGGAGATTGAGACCTTAAAAGGTTTAGCAGACCACTACATCGTGAGCTACGATCCGGCGCACTACGCATTAGAACTAGGGTTCAAACACTACAAGTCTGGCAAGTATCATCCAGGCCACCACATCTGGCGAAAATTCACACAATAG
- a CDS encoding IS3 family transposase (programmed frameshift), whose amino-acid sequence MFIVSQQRKKYTPEYRREAANLVIESERPIAHVAKEIGVSAGLLGRWVKLERERRGSSDGMSEADLRAENARLRRELAEAKMDNEFLFKSDSLLRREATRAEKFELMQQEKANYSIKRMARLLKVSRSGYYKWAHAQQKRLSGEDDRAAFYDDVDRKIHQIWKDSDEVYGAPRITAELAERYQITLNRKTVAKRMRMMGIEGISPRAFVPVTTIQAKRKSTLPDLVKRMFDTGQLNRVWMSDITYLRTGEGWLYLCAVRDGHSRRVLGWAMDSVQDTHLVERALRMAHTLRGDVPDGLVFHADRGTQFTSEKLWEVCRNLGIAQSVGRTGVCFDNAMAESFWSTLKTEFYDRQRWATRDAARKAVAYWIEVVYNRRRRHSALGMVSPVDFENHIGLTTSRKEIAA is encoded by the exons ATGTTCATTGTGAGTCAACAGCGCAAGAAGTACACGCCGGAGTACCGGCGTGAAGCCGCGAACCTGGTAATCGAGTCAGAGCGACCGATCGCTCATGTGGCTAAGGAAATCGGTGTTTCCGCCGGGCTTTTGGGCCGGTGGGTCAAACTCGAACGTGAACGCCGAGGATCCTCCGATGGGATGAGCGAGGCTGACCTCCGAGCTGAGAATGCTCGTCTGCGCCGGGAGCTGGCAGAAGCCAAGATGGATAACGAGTTTTTGT TCAAAAGCGACAGCCTTCTTCGCCGCGAAGCAACGCGAGCAGAAAAGTTCGAACTAATGCAGCAGGAGAAGGCGAACTACAGCATCAAGCGCATGGCACGACTATTAAAAGTATCTCGGTCTGGATACTACAAATGGGCCCATGCGCAGCAGAAACGACTATCCGGCGAAGATGATCGGGCAGCATTTTACGATGATGTTGACCGAAAGATTCATCAGATTTGGAAAGACTCCGATGAGGTTTATGGTGCTCCGCGGATCACCGCAGAGCTTGCCGAGCGCTACCAGATCACCTTGAATCGCAAGACTGTGGCTAAACGGATGCGCATGATGGGCATTGAAGGGATTTCACCGCGTGCCTTTGTCCCGGTGACAACGATTCAAGCCAAGCGTAAGTCAACTCTTCCTGACCTGGTCAAGCGCATGTTTGATACTGGTCAGCTCAACCGAGTGTGGATGTCAGATATTACCTACCTGCGCACCGGTGAGGGCTGGTTGTACTTGTGCGCGGTCCGCGATGGTCATTCCCGCAGGGTACTGGGCTGGGCTATGGATAGCGTTCAAGACACACACCTGGTTGAACGGGCCCTGCGGATGGCGCATACGCTACGCGGTGATGTTCCTGATGGGCTGGTGTTTCACGCTGACCGCGGAACGCAATTTACCAGTGAGAAGCTCTGGGAGGTCTGCCGCAACCTGGGCATTGCCCAGTCTGTGGGGCGTACTGGTGTGTGCTTCGATAACGCGATGGCTGAGTCGTTCTGGTCGACGCTAAAGACTGAATTCTATGACCGGCAGCGCTGGGCGACCCGTGATGCTGCACGCAAGGCCGTTGCCTACTGGATTGAAGTCGTCTACAACCGCCGGCGCCGGCACTCTGCACTCGGGATGGTCAGCCCCGTCGACTTCGAAAACCACATTGGTCTAACCACCAGTAGAAAAGAAATAGCTGCCTAG
- a CDS encoding glutaredoxin family protein, with the protein MQQLHGHTTIGNAIAPTSERPSVIVYGREHGCMQCRITKNWLKRKRVPFTFVDVDDEPGLADDLVKRYGVTSLPVCVAGDEVWGGFSESRLTSLLELEQMSA; encoded by the coding sequence ATGCAACAACTACATGGGCACACAACTATCGGAAACGCTATCGCACCGACGAGCGAGCGGCCTAGCGTAATAGTTTACGGGCGTGAACATGGTTGCATGCAATGCAGAATCACGAAAAATTGGCTCAAGCGCAAGCGCGTTCCCTTTACTTTCGTTGATGTCGATGACGAGCCGGGCCTAGCTGATGATCTAGTCAAGCGTTACGGCGTTACTTCCCTTCCTGTATGTGTCGCCGGGGATGAAGTGTGGGGCGGGTTCTCAGAATCGAGGCTGACTAGCCTTCTAGAGTTGGAGCAGATGTCGGCATGA
- a CDS encoding Gp19/Gp15/Gp42 family protein: MALATTADLEVSLLRPLTTTEKQYAPLLLDRAERLLETRVPNLQRNVSNVESYKRLVADVEAEMVARVFRADGSIYTRESEGDYSYSMNLKVASGLLDVLDEELSKLGAGGVYNTIMPETDGYARNRVKNYYHDNVGWTWVDL; this comes from the coding sequence ATGGCACTAGCAACAACGGCGGATCTTGAGGTCTCATTATTGCGACCGTTGACAACAACGGAAAAGCAGTATGCGCCGCTGTTGCTAGACAGGGCGGAGCGACTTCTAGAGACGCGAGTCCCTAATCTCCAGCGCAATGTCTCCAATGTTGAGTCTTATAAACGACTAGTTGCCGATGTTGAAGCGGAGATGGTAGCGCGAGTCTTTCGCGCTGACGGTTCGATCTATACCCGCGAATCTGAGGGTGATTACTCCTATAGTATGAACCTCAAGGTAGCGTCTGGTTTGCTTGATGTCTTGGATGAAGAGTTGAGCAAGCTAGGGGCCGGGGGTGTGTATAACACGATCATGCCTGAGACTGATGGCTACGCACGTAACCGGGTGAAGAACTACTATCACGACAACGTGGGGTGGACGTGGGTAGACTTATAG
- a CDS encoding phage tail protein, giving the protein MSARKTVGQLGIKVTPDLTGFKQELRAKLKAVQEATTLNIKVEAKLTKQSLAQTRAQLKRLDGDIDLRVNTKGLGRAIAKQRAAAKALERDTRRALSVGRRTNGLLDLSKTRAALRVVAKPIKAHIRPVIRGAAKARAQIRAISRPVTARVTAVLRGAGQTLAVLNAIRKPITKTIHTKLGAGAVATRAAITKLGGTVVAKVAPLMGKSFGFVWAQLKTLGKTIVAKVKPVISKPYLVATRASLRLLEMSLGRTKRAVYGVAGAFKAMSIAAAKATLISGAIVGGATFLTPLLSAPVLASMASLSSMALTLGKGLVTASGAALLLPGALAGAGLALVGFKAAFKTIGEQLDEELHNFKYMFESIGESAFEVAGDSIKAMIHTIMPILSAGMNAIGHATGIILKAVSQTLMKPETLLHLKVIFANVAWSMKLMAPVLAQLTQAFIKLVAASSQMLPFLTVWLGRVVDYIDRWLTDAIATGKFIDLIDQGIAALKDMATLLKAVWDITIGLLKGMAGGRVTTFSQMAQDVKQFASVINSAHVQGKMAELFNGARDAMAVAAPAWRNLFGVMIDGIPRFVTSMKQAGQVLGNLINLLAGILSSGDFARGANNMFAALISGTSNLAGAAPRIGSIFGELLTMIGNVVKNVLDTIATVTTNMGPALTRIISGVGEAVSIFATFIQQLSASPQFNTGIVSVVNSIVSALKVMASLAPSIGRLFGTLAGQFGPALNSVANAISTLIRNNEPLITTLINYLGGAVVMVANFVAELSTKPGFSKGITSIVYGLTDGLKALTSIAGPVAQIIESLGGAFGGLFSHAGEGLAKIIENAAPFIGDFANVIAEGLKLIIDMLVEFSSNTALKDGILTLFEGITQLLRDLQPIIPVVAEFFGMIAKQLGELFSGIGADGAGQRIGETIAKLVQEVLPVLTEQIPPLVPLVIDLITKAVEAFSDEEFIGNITKIFESVSESLPRIIEMLPQLIADVGAVIGLVGTLAPAFVEGAMGALMAIVDWGRKVSENIKNLVDGIKGMFIGFWNAIRELFKGNFRKAGDWFIYGMKGLLKTLLGLIDTFLNSIFSIGDAIGRDLWPKLDKLMKHFGWEDNIFTNHKSFIPKVNLASTIDLSHRPDALTLKEFNAGKREGDRDRGDRPYNQINIYNPVSEKDVDSIRRNAALIGMGA; this is encoded by the coding sequence ATGTCAGCGCGCAAGACAGTAGGCCAGCTCGGTATCAAGGTCACGCCAGACCTAACCGGGTTTAAGCAGGAATTGCGCGCTAAGCTCAAGGCCGTTCAAGAGGCCACGACGCTTAATATCAAGGTTGAAGCGAAGCTTACTAAGCAGTCATTAGCACAAACGCGAGCACAACTCAAGCGACTAGACGGTGATATTGATCTCAGGGTCAATACTAAAGGTTTAGGCCGGGCTATAGCGAAGCAGCGCGCAGCCGCAAAAGCATTAGAGCGGGACACGCGACGCGCGCTTTCTGTTGGTAGACGTACTAATGGCCTTCTTGATCTGTCGAAGACGCGCGCAGCCCTTCGGGTGGTCGCTAAGCCTATCAAGGCTCATATCCGCCCCGTCATTCGCGGCGCAGCTAAAGCGCGCGCGCAGATTCGAGCTATCAGCCGACCAGTCACGGCGCGCGTTACGGCGGTATTACGCGGCGCAGGTCAGACTCTTGCGGTACTCAACGCGATCCGCAAGCCTATCACGAAGACAATTCACACAAAGCTAGGCGCTGGTGCTGTTGCAACGCGAGCAGCTATTACGAAATTAGGCGGCACCGTAGTAGCTAAAGTGGCACCGCTTATGGGCAAGTCTTTCGGGTTTGTCTGGGCGCAGCTCAAGACTTTAGGCAAGACTATTGTAGCCAAAGTCAAGCCGGTTATTTCAAAGCCTTATCTGGTCGCTACCCGTGCATCATTACGCCTTCTTGAGATGTCATTAGGGCGCACAAAGCGCGCTGTTTACGGGGTGGCAGGCGCTTTTAAAGCTATGTCAATAGCAGCCGCTAAAGCTACCCTTATCAGTGGCGCTATTGTTGGTGGCGCTACCTTCCTCACTCCCCTGTTATCCGCTCCAGTTCTTGCGTCGATGGCGAGCCTTTCCAGCATGGCTCTCACCTTAGGTAAGGGTCTGGTTACCGCAAGCGGAGCAGCCTTATTATTACCAGGCGCACTAGCAGGCGCGGGACTAGCCCTAGTCGGGTTTAAAGCCGCGTTTAAGACTATTGGCGAGCAGCTAGACGAAGAATTACACAACTTCAAATATATGTTCGAGTCTATCGGCGAGTCTGCTTTCGAAGTCGCCGGAGACTCTATCAAGGCAATGATCCACACGATCATGCCTATTTTGTCGGCTGGTATGAATGCGATCGGTCACGCTACCGGCATTATTCTCAAGGCCGTATCTCAGACGCTGATGAAGCCAGAGACCCTTCTCCATCTCAAGGTGATCTTCGCTAATGTCGCATGGTCAATGAAGCTTATGGCTCCAGTCTTGGCGCAGTTGACACAAGCTTTCATTAAGCTAGTAGCAGCCAGTTCGCAGATGTTGCCGTTCTTGACCGTATGGCTTGGGCGGGTTGTTGACTATATCGATCGATGGTTAACCGACGCTATCGCTACGGGTAAGTTTATCGACCTTATCGACCAGGGCATAGCCGCGCTTAAAGATATGGCTACCCTTCTCAAGGCTGTTTGGGATATCACGATCGGCCTTCTTAAAGGTATGGCGGGTGGACGCGTTACCACATTTAGCCAGATGGCGCAAGATGTCAAGCAGTTTGCCAGCGTTATCAATTCAGCTCACGTTCAGGGCAAGATGGCGGAATTGTTCAACGGCGCGCGCGACGCCATGGCGGTAGCCGCTCCAGCATGGCGCAACCTGTTCGGAGTGATGATCGACGGTATCCCGCGCTTTGTTACCTCAATGAAGCAAGCAGGGCAAGTACTGGGCAACCTCATTAACCTGTTGGCGGGGATTCTCTCTAGTGGTGATTTCGCACGCGGCGCTAATAATATGTTTGCAGCCCTCATTAGCGGCACAAGCAACCTAGCAGGCGCAGCACCTAGAATTGGTAGCATTTTTGGCGAATTGCTCACAATGATTGGTAATGTTGTCAAAAATGTGCTAGACACAATCGCTACCGTCACTACCAATATGGGTCCAGCGCTCACGCGCATTATCTCAGGTGTTGGCGAGGCCGTTTCAATCTTTGCAACGTTCATCCAGCAGCTATCCGCAAGCCCTCAATTTAATACCGGCATTGTCTCAGTTGTTAACAGTATTGTCAGCGCGCTCAAGGTGATGGCGAGCCTAGCCCCCTCAATTGGGCGCTTATTCGGCACTCTCGCGGGTCAATTCGGGCCAGCGCTGAATAGTGTGGCTAACGCCATTTCAACGCTTATACGCAATAACGAGCCGTTGATTACGACGCTTATTAACTACCTAGGCGGCGCAGTGGTCATGGTCGCCAACTTTGTTGCGGAGTTATCAACCAAGCCAGGATTCTCTAAAGGCATTACCTCAATTGTCTACGGTTTAACCGACGGACTCAAGGCTCTCACGTCAATAGCCGGGCCAGTCGCTCAAATTATCGAGTCTTTGGGCGGCGCTTTTGGTGGACTGTTTAGCCACGCGGGCGAGGGTCTGGCAAAGATCATCGAAAACGCGGCACCTTTTATCGGTGATTTCGCGAACGTCATAGCCGAAGGTCTCAAGCTGATCATCGATATGCTAGTTGAGTTCAGCTCTAACACCGCGCTTAAAGATGGTATCCTTACACTATTTGAGGGAATAACGCAACTTCTCCGAGATCTCCAGCCGATAATCCCGGTCGTTGCGGAATTCTTCGGAATGATCGCGAAGCAGTTGGGTGAGCTGTTTAGTGGTATAGGTGCAGACGGTGCAGGCCAGCGTATCGGTGAGACGATCGCTAAGTTGGTTCAGGAAGTATTGCCGGTCTTAACCGAGCAGATCCCGCCACTGGTTCCGCTGGTTATTGACCTCATCACTAAGGCAGTAGAAGCCTTTAGCGATGAGGAATTTATCGGAAACATTACGAAGATTTTCGAAAGCGTTTCCGAGTCACTACCCCGGATTATTGAGATGTTACCTCAGCTTATCGCTGATGTTGGCGCTGTTATCGGGCTTGTTGGCACTTTGGCTCCAGCCTTTGTCGAAGGCGCAATGGGGGCGCTAATGGCGATTGTAGACTGGGGGCGCAAGGTATCCGAGAACATCAAGAACTTGGTCGATGGTATCAAGGGGATGTTTATCGGTTTTTGGAACGCTATTCGCGAGCTATTCAAAGGCAATTTCCGCAAGGCCGGGGACTGGTTTATCTACGGTATGAAGGGTCTACTCAAAACACTGTTAGGCCTCATAGATACATTCCTAAACTCAATCTTCTCAATTGGCGACGCTATCGGGCGCGACCTTTGGCCGAAGCTAGATAAGCTCATGAAGCACTTTGGGTGGGAAGACAATATTTTCACCAATCACAAGAGCTTTATTCCGAAGGTCAACCTAGCAAGCACAATTGACCTATCACACCGGCCAGACGCTTTAACGCTTAAAGAATTCAACGCAGGCAAGCGCGAGGGCGATAGAGATCGAGGCGATAGGCCATATAACCAGATCAACATCTATAACCCAGTATCGGAAAAGGATGTTGACTCTATCCGACGTAACGCAGCACTTATTGGTATGGGGGCTTAA
- a CDS encoding phage portal protein — MLDLHEFITQADYAPHYDSLEAYYEGTKRLDALGVTLPPKMRLLEMVAPFPRLSVDVLAEILVPAGFAMARGHDIPDKIREWWGANNLEAEVPRAIREALVQGAAYFIVGHGEDGVPRISVHTRKGISTRYDHMGRLAEAIKRYDIGDVSYAAHYLPGRVDYYVLNGGWKLYDSIDTGTDRPTLIPMYNKVRIDDRTGRSEIVEIATITDAASRSLTNLQVAQETLSMPQRYMAGKDIGKAIAANASGVEGGTIEKEAALLKAYFSALWIGPEGTNFGQLPGADLSQIINSYKLYAQIVSSVTGIPPAMLGISTDNPSSAEALRTAKDRLVTRAEDKQRSFGGAIVEAMRVALDMYDVADFKDSAALELRWRDPADANTASQKAALMQAHAQGIISAETAREGLGLTPEQLAREREEDAKEYPRVGAING, encoded by the coding sequence ATGCTTGACTTACACGAATTCATCACACAAGCCGATTACGCGCCACACTACGACTCTTTAGAAGCCTATTATGAGGGCACGAAGCGACTAGACGCGCTAGGCGTAACATTACCGCCAAAAATGCGACTTCTAGAGATGGTGGCACCCTTCCCCCGCTTATCTGTTGATGTCTTAGCTGAGATTCTGGTTCCCGCTGGTTTCGCGATGGCTAGAGGGCACGATATCCCGGACAAGATCCGCGAATGGTGGGGTGCAAATAACCTAGAAGCCGAAGTACCGCGCGCTATCCGAGAGGCGCTAGTCCAGGGCGCAGCTTATTTCATTGTCGGACACGGTGAAGACGGGGTACCTAGAATTTCGGTGCATACCCGAAAAGGTATCTCAACCCGCTATGACCACATGGGGCGACTTGCGGAGGCTATTAAGCGCTACGACATTGGCGATGTGAGCTATGCAGCACACTATCTACCAGGCCGGGTTGATTATTACGTTCTTAACGGTGGCTGGAAGCTATATGACTCTATCGACACCGGTACAGACCGGCCAACGCTTATCCCGATGTACAACAAAGTGCGGATCGATGACCGAACAGGGCGCAGTGAGATTGTCGAGATCGCGACTATCACCGACGCGGCAAGCCGTTCTTTAACTAACTTGCAGGTAGCGCAAGAGACGTTATCGATGCCGCAGCGCTATATGGCCGGAAAAGATATCGGCAAGGCTATCGCAGCTAACGCAAGCGGAGTCGAGGGCGGCACTATTGAAAAAGAGGCCGCACTACTCAAGGCTTACTTTAGCGCGCTTTGGATCGGGCCAGAGGGTACCAACTTTGGACAATTGCCGGGTGCTGACTTATCACAAATCATCAACTCTTACAAGCTCTATGCGCAGATTGTGTCTTCTGTCACTGGTATACCACCAGCGATGTTGGGTATCTCCACGGATAACCCGTCAAGTGCCGAGGCGTTGCGTACGGCAAAAGACCGACTGGTTACCAGGGCTGAGGATAAACAGCGCTCTTTTGGTGGCGCAATTGTTGAAGCTATGCGGGTAGCGCTTGATATGTACGATGTCGCAGATTTTAAGGATTCTGCGGCGCTTGAGTTGAGATGGCGCGATCCAGCCGACGCGAACACCGCAAGCCAAAAAGCCGCGCTCATGCAGGCACACGCTCAAGGCATTATTTCAGCTGAGACCGCGCGCGAGGGTTTGGGCTTAACACCGGAACAGCTAGCACGCGAGCGTGAAGAAGACGCGAAAGAGTACCCACGGGTAGGAGCCATTAATGGCTAG
- a CDS encoding phage major capsid protein, giving the protein MTTPNTDTEIDADGTTVGHEAEPPQPGDDKMAKELKNVLTLGKSGILPTKASALIYKKAADDSVILKAAGTTPMAMSGNQFITPVGEVVAGVVGEGGMKPTANVGSTAKSVKPIKVATIIPWSKEHRIADEYGVTQHFIDEAAKAIRRAIDVAIIHGKDGLTGNTIPGVEYLTQSKNKIQLGTASVKDGGLTADILDGYDKVVENDFDFDAFIAAPQVRTKLGRAFDANGRPLYDNVNLADSGDSSILGLPTYFGQTVAGRYGAVADTGVRMIGGNFQDNLRFGFVDGISYYRSEDASITDSDGNQISLFVHNLEAIRVEAIFGWIIGDVDGFAVYTDKPAGSAA; this is encoded by the coding sequence ATGACCACACCGAATACTGATACTGAGATCGATGCCGACGGTACAACCGTAGGCCACGAAGCAGAACCACCACAACCAGGAGATGACAAAATGGCTAAAGAACTTAAAAATGTCTTGACCCTTGGGAAGAGCGGCATTTTGCCCACCAAGGCTTCCGCACTTATCTATAAAAAGGCTGCTGATGATTCTGTAATCCTCAAAGCAGCAGGCACTACCCCGATGGCAATGTCTGGTAACCAGTTCATTACCCCGGTTGGCGAGGTTGTCGCGGGTGTTGTTGGCGAGGGCGGCATGAAGCCGACGGCAAATGTCGGATCTACCGCTAAGTCTGTCAAGCCTATCAAGGTCGCCACTATTATCCCGTGGTCAAAGGAGCACCGAATTGCTGATGAGTACGGTGTTACCCAGCACTTTATCGACGAGGCCGCTAAGGCTATCCGTCGTGCTATTGACGTGGCTATCATCCACGGCAAGGACGGTTTGACCGGTAACACGATCCCGGGTGTTGAGTACTTAACTCAGAGCAAGAACAAGATCCAGTTAGGCACCGCGTCCGTAAAGGATGGCGGTCTTACCGCTGATATTCTTGATGGCTATGACAAGGTTGTCGAGAATGATTTTGACTTTGACGCGTTCATTGCAGCGCCGCAGGTTCGCACAAAGTTAGGCCGCGCCTTTGACGCTAATGGCCGACCACTGTACGACAATGTCAACTTGGCTGATTCTGGTGATAGCAGCATCCTCGGTTTGCCAACCTACTTTGGCCAGACTGTCGCAGGCCGCTATGGCGCTGTAGCAGATACCGGCGTTCGCATGATCGGTGGTAACTTCCAGGACAACTTGCGCTTTGGCTTTGTCGATGGTATTTCCTATTACCGCTCAGAGGATGCATCCATCACCGACTCAGACGGCAACCAAATTAGCCTTTTTGTGCACAACCTGGAGGCTATCCGCGTTGAGGCTATCTTTGGCTGGATTATCGGTGATGTCGACGGTTTCGCAGTCTACACCGACAAGCCAGCAGGCAGCGCAGCCTAA